In one window of Bos taurus isolate L1 Dominette 01449 registration number 42190680 breed Hereford chromosome 15, ARS-UCD2.0, whole genome shotgun sequence DNA:
- the RBMXL2 gene encoding RNA-binding motif protein, X chromosome encodes MVEADRPGKLFIGGLNLETDEKSLEATFGKYGRISEVLLMKDRETNKSRGFAFITFESPADAKAAVRDMNGKSLDGKAIKVAQATKPAFESGRRGPPLSRSRGRSRGLRGARGGGPRRPPSRGGPADDGGYAGDFDLRPSRAPLPMKRGPPPPRRAGPPPKRAAPSGPARSGSGGGMRGRAPAARGRDGYEGPPRRDPPPPRRDPYLGSREGGYSPRDGYSSRDYSSARDARDFAPSPREYTYRDYGHSSARDECPSRGYGDRDGYGGRDRDYADHPSGGSYRDPFESYGDPRSAAPARGPPPSYGGGGGRYEEYRGCSPDAYGGGRDGYAGGRSERYSGGRDRVGRADRGLPQSVERGCPPPRESYSRSGRKVPRGGGRLGSRSERGGGGGRSRY; translated from the coding sequence ATGGTGGAAGCGGATCGCCCGGGGAAGCTCTTCATTGGAGGACTCAACCTCGAAACTGACGAGAAATCCCTCGAGGCTACGTTTGGCAAGTATGGCCGCATTTCCGAGGTGCTGTTGATGAAAGATCGAGAAACCAACAAGTCCAGGGGCTTCGCCTTCATCACCTTCGAAAGTCCGGCAGACGCGAAGGCCGCCGTGAGAGACATGAACGGCAAGTCCCTGGATGGTAAGGCCATCAAGGTGGCCCAggccaccaaaccagctttcgAGAGCGGCCGGCGGGGCCCACCCCTGTCCCGCAGCCGGGGCCGCTCGAGGGGCCTGCGCGGGGCCCGCGGCGGCGGTCCGCGGCGCCCCCCGTCCCGCGGAGGGCCTGCGGATGATGGCGGCTACGCGGGCGACTTCGACCTGCGGCCCTCCCGGGCCCCGCTACCCATGAAGCGCGGGCCGCCACCACCACGGAGGGCCGGCCCGCCCCCCAAGAGGGCCGCGCCGTCGGGCCCTGCGCGCAGCGGCAGCGGTGGTGGAATGCGCGGGCGGGCTCCGGCCGCGCGAGGTCGAGACGGCTATGAGGGCCCGCCGCGCCGAGATCCGCCGCCCCCGCGCCGGGATCCCTACCTGGGTTCCCGGGAGGGGGGCTACTCTCCCCGAGACGGCTACTCCAGCCGCGACTACTCGAGCGCCCGCGACGCCCGGGATTTTGCCCCCTCGCCCAGAGAGTATACCTACCGCGACTACGGCCACTCCAGCGCCCGGGATGAGTGTCCATCGAGAGGCTACGGCGACCGAGACGGCTACGGGGGGCGCGACCGCGACTACGCGGATCACCCTAGCGGAGGCTCCTACCGAGATCCCTTCGAGAGCTACGGGGACCCGCGCAGCGCCGCCCCCGCGCGTGGGCCCCCTCCATCTTAtggtggcggcggcggccgctATGAGGAGTACCGCGGCTGCTCGCCCGACGCCTATGGCGGCGGCCGCGACGGTTATGCTGGGGGCCGGAGCGAGCGCTACTCGGGGGGCCGCGACCGGGTAGGCAGAGCGGATCGCGGGCTGCCGCAGTCCGTGGAGAGGGGGTGTCCGCCCCCGCGCGAGTCTTACAGCCGGTCGGGCCGCAAGGTCCCCCGAGGCGGAGGCCGCCTGGGGAGCCGCtcggagagaggaggaggaggaggccggaGCAGATACTAA